GATTTTCTTTGCTGTTGCTTCCATATCACGCTTATTTATAGTGGTTACACAAAGATAATGCTTTTCCGTGGAATATCCACAAAAATAGTGAATCTTAATAATAGCTAAGTAGATGTTGAGAATCAGTTTATATAATGGTCAGCCCAGAAACGCAGATTTTCGCGAATTATTATTCTAATCATCTTGTTCTTAATCTGCGTTAATCCGCGAAAATCTGTGTTTCTGATAATATCATTTCATTTTGCATACTTACTTATACAATAAAAACAACTCTGTGTACCTCTGTGGTGAAATAATACAGAAAACCTGTTTTTTTCCAGAAAAAACGCTATCTTTGTTTCGAAAAACAAACAAACAGACACATAAAAACGAAATGAATATGGCAACAGAACATGTGAAATGCCTGATTATCGGGTCAGGCCCTGCCGGCTATACGGCAGCTATCTATACCAGCCGCGCCAATATCGCGCCGGTGCTTTACGAAGGCCTCCAGCCGGGCGGCCAGCTCACCATCACCACCGAAGTGGAGAACTTTCCCGGCTATCCCGAAGGGGTTACAGGACCGGTGCTGATGGACGACCTGCGCAAGCAAGCCGCACGCTTCGGAGCCGACATCCGTCCGGGCATCATCGTCAAAGCCGACCTGAGCAAGGCTCCTTATACCTTCGAGACCGATGAAGGCAAGGAAATCAGCGCCGACACCGTCATTATCTCGACCGGCGCCACCGCCAAATACCTGGGGCTGGAAGACGAAAAGAAATACGCCGGCATGGGCGTGAGCGCGTGCGCCACCTGCGACGGGTTCTTCTACAGGAAGAAAACCGTAGCCGTTGTGGGCGGAGGCGACACGGCGTGCGAGGAAGCCATCTATCTGGCGGGACTGGCAAAGCAAGTCTACTTAGTGGTGCGCAAGCCCTACCTGCGCGCCTCGAAAATCATGCAGGAACGGGTGTTAAGCCATCCCCACATCCAGGTGCTCTTCGAACACAATGCCGTAGGGCTGTACGGCGAAAACGGCGTGGAAGGAATGCACGTGGTGAAACGCATGGGCGAGCCTGATGAGGAGCGTTACGACGTGCCTGTCGACGGTTTCTTCCTCGCTATCGGACACAAGCCGAACTCGGACATCTTCAAGCCGTGGGTAAAGACCGACGAGACGGGTTATATCCTGACCGAAGCCGGAACGCCCCGTACGGGCATACCGGGCGTGTTTGCCGCCGGAGACGTGGCCGACCCGCATTACCGCCAGGCGATTACCGCCGCCGGAAGCGGATGCCAGGCGGCTATCGAAGCCGAACGCTACCTCTCGGCAAACGGGATGTTATGATTCGGATAGTTGAAACACAGATTTCCGCAGATTTTTATTGAACACAGAGACACGGAGACACGGAGAAATAAATATATGAATGTCCGCATTTTACCAATAAACTGTAGGGGCAGGGTTTGCCAGCCCGAAAACATCCACCTGGACGCATACGGGCGGGCGAACCCCGCCCCTACATTGGCTAATGGCGGACATTCATTAAAAATAAAACTCTGTGTCTTTGTGCCTCTGTGTTCTATCCTGTTTTTCGCGGACCCATTTTATTATACTCATTTTTATCATGAAAAAGTTTTTTAGAAAAGCGTTTATCGCCGTGTTCCTCCTCGGGAGCACGGGCACGGCATTTGCCCAGCAGATGCCTCCTGTCCCTACCGACCCTGACGTACGGATAGGCAAGTTAGCGAACGGACTGACCTATTACATCCGGCACAACGGACTGCCCGAGAACCAGGCAGACTTCTATATCGCGCAAAAGGTAGGCTCCATCCTGGAAGAAGACAACCAGCGCGGGCTTGCCCACTTTCTGGAGCACATGTGCTTCAACGGCACCCAACATTTTCCGGGCACCAGCCTGCGTGAATATTTAGAGTCTGTCGGCGTAAAGTTCGGCGCCAACCTGAACGCCTATACCTCGATAGACGAAACGGTGTACAACATCAGCAACGTGCCCGTCACCCGTGATGGGGTTATCGACTCCTGCCTGCTCATCCTGCATGACTGGGCAGACGGCCTTACCCTCGACCCGAAAGAAATAGACAAGGAGCGCGGTGTCATCCACGAAGAGTGGCGCACCAGCCTGGGAGCGATGATGCGCATGTACGAAACGGCATTCCCCACCCTGTTCTCGGGAAGCAAATACGCCTACCGCCTGCCCATCGGAACCATGGAGGTGGTAGACAATTTCCCGTATCAGGCCTTGCGGGATTACTACGAGAAATGGTACCGTCCCGACTTGCAGGGCATTATCGTAGTGGGCGACATCGACGTAGACCAAATCGAAGCCAAGATAAAGAAATTGTTCAGCCCGATCCAGATGCCGGCTAATCCGGCGGAACGCACCTACTTCCCCGTGCCCGACAATAAGGAACCCATCGTTTCGGTTAACAAGGACAAAGAGCAGGAAATCACGCAAATCATGGTGTTCCACAAGCACGAGCCTTTCCCAGCCGAGATGAAGAACACCGTAGGCTATCTGGCATATTCATTCATGGACTACGCGATATCCCACATGCTGAACGCGCGCCTGCAGGAACTCCTGCAAACCGCCACCCCTCCATTCATCAACGCCGGCGTGCAAGACATGGACTTCATCCTCGCCAAGACCAAGAAAGCCTTTACCGGTGTGGCTATCTGCAAGGAAAACGGCATCGGGACAAGCCTGAAAGCCCTGACGCGCGAAATGGAGCGCGCGCGCCGGTTCGGATTTACCGCCAGCGAATATGCCCGTGCGAAAGCCGATTACCTGAGCAATCTGGAGAACGTGTACAATGAACGCAACAAGATGCGCAACGAGCAGTTCGTTGACCAATATGTATCCAACTTCATCGACGGAGAGCCTATCCCGAGCATCGCCTACGAATACGCCACGATGAACCAGGTGGTTCCGAACATCCCGCTGGAAGGCGTGAACGGCCTTTACAAACAACTGGTGAACGATACCAACATGGCGGTATGCCTCTTCTGCCCGGACAAGCCCGGCATGAGCTATCCCACCAAGGAAGACATCCGCAAGGCATTGGCAGAAGTGCGTGCCGAAAAGCTGGAAGCGTATGTAGACAAGGTGTCCGACGAACCGCTGATGCAGGAAAAGCCAGCCGGAGGAAAGGTCGTAACTACCGAAAAGGGACAATACGAATCGACCGTCCTGACCCTGAGCAACGGCGTGCGTGTGGTGCTGAAGCCCACTAACTTCAAGGCAGACGAAATACGGATGCAGGCGTTCAGCGCAGGAGGAAACTCCTTGTTCGATGATAAAGACGCCCTGCAATTCAAGGTGCTCGACGACGTCATCTCATTGGGCGGATTGGGCAACTTCAACGCTACCGACCTGCAAAAGGTATTGGCGGGCAAGGTGGTCTCGGTATCTCCTTCGGTGCGCACCCTGAGCGAAGCCGTAAACGGAAGCTGCGCGCCCAAAGACCTGGAGACACTGCTCCAGCTCACCTACCTTACCTTCACCGCTCCGCGTGCCGACCAGGCCGCCTTCGAATCGTTCAAGACCCGCATGAAAGCCGCGCTTGCCAACCAGGAAGCCAACCCGAATACGGCGTTGAGCGATACGGTGACGAAAATGCTATACGGAGACAATCCGCGCGTCATGCGCCTGAAAGCCGATAAGGTGGACCAAATAGACTATGCCAAGGTCATGGAAATGTATAAAGACCGCTTTGCGGACGCAAGCGACTTTACGTTCATCTTCGTGGGCAACATCAATCCGGAGACCGCCACGCCGCTTATCGAGACCTATCTGGGCGGATTGCCCGCTACGGGACGCAAGGAGAACTTCCGCGACGTGAACCTCAACATCCGCAAAGGCGAATGGAGAAACGTCTTCCACAAAGAGCTGCAGACCGAAAAGGCGACCGTCCTCATCGTGGAAAGCGGGACTTGTGACTACACGCTGAAGAACAAGCTGATGATGAGCATGCTCGCGCAACTCCTCACCATGGAATATACCGAAACCGTACGCGAGGAAGCCGGAGCGTCATACGGCGTAGGCGTGCAAGGCGACCTGAGCAAATACCCGAAACCGGAAGGCGTATTGCAAATCTATTTCGATACCGACCCCGGAAAACGGGCGGACATGAGCGCGCTTATCGACAAGGGCATCAATGATTTCATTTCCAACGGGCCGAAGGCGGAAGAGCTTGCCAAAGTGAAAGAATACATGCTGAAGACCTATGAAGCCAACCAAAAGGAGAACGGATACTGGATGGGGCTTCTGCACGACTATCTATGGGAAGGCATGGATTCGCGCACCGGATACGTTGACTTGGTGAACAGCATCACGAGCGCCGACCTCCAGCAATTCGCCAAAGCGTTTGCAGCTCAAAAGAACCGCATCGAAGTGAGCATGACTTCGGGCGACATTAACTGATAAGCAACTATTCATAATTAGCTTATATAATGTGTCGGCTCAGAAACGCAGATTAACGCAGATTTTCGCAGAATATTATTCTAATTATCTGTTCTTAATCTGCGCTAATCTGTGAAAATCTGCGTTTCTGATAATATCATTTAATTTTGCCCACTTACTTAGCTGAAATAAATATGACACACCTGTTCTTCGATATACGAAAATTACACAAGCTTGACGAAAAGCGAAGCCCGATGTTCGAGAAGAACCGCTTCGCCAAAGTCATGGTATATCTCGGAATCGCGTTTTGGGCAGCATACCTCGTCTTGTTCGGGGTATTGCTGCCCTCGGCTTTTTCCGAAGGCTTCCCCGGCATGGAACCCTACCATATCCTCAACAAAGGCCTGCTCATTGTGCTGGCACTCGATTTTCTGGTGAGGTTCCTGTTCCCTACTCCCATTCAGGAAGTCAAGCCTTTCCTCTTGCTTCCCATACCGAAACGGAAAATCATGACGGTACTCCTGATGCGCGAGGCGGTAAACCCCTTCAACCTGTTCTGGCTTTTCCTTTTCGTGCCTTTCGCCCTGCTGAGCGTCACCCGCTTCTACGGGCTGGCGGGCATACTGGGATATGCCGTGGGCGTATGGCTCCTCACCGTGATGAACAGCTACTGGAGCATGCTCATCCGTGTATTGAAGCGCCAGAAGTTCGCCTACATTTGCTGGTGCCTGCCTGTTTACGGGATACTTGCCCTGCTGGAGTTCCTTCCCGGCACGCATTGGGTAAGCACCTTCACGATGAACTGGGGCGAAGGTTTCATCCTCTGGAATCCCCTCGCCTTCCTCGGCGCATTAGCGGGCATCGGGCTGATGGGGTTCATCAACTACAAGGTGCAGCTCCATCTTATTTATAGCGAACTCTCGCGTGTGGAAGACACCAAACTGAAGAAAATCAGCGACTACAGCTTCCTCGACCGGTATGGGAACGTGGGCGAATACATGCGCTTGGAACTGAAGATGCTTTTCCGCAACAAGACCCCCCGGAGCCAGTTCTGGGGATTCATCGCCATCATGGTGATGTTTGCCGTAGCACTGGCTTTCGATGTCTACGAAGGAAGCTACATGAACAATTTCATCTGCCTGTATTGCTATTGCGTCTTAGGGCTGATTACATTAAGCCAGGTCATGGCGATAGAAGGGAATTACATCGACGGGCTGATGGTGCGCCGGGAAAGCGTGTACAACATGCTCCGCGCCAAATACTACGTGCAATGCGCCCTCCTTGCCATCCCCTTCATCCTCTGCCTGGTCCCGGTATTCCGGGCGACGATTCCCCTGCTCATGGTGGTTTCTTACGGCCTGTTCACCATGGGGATTGTCTTCCCCGTCACGATGCAGATGGCGGTGTACAACGACAAGACCGCACCGCTCAATACGGGCGTGATGGGGAAACGCCAGAACAACAACGTGTACCAGACGGTCATCATCCTCGCCTCATTCACCGTCCCGCTCCTTATCAACCGTGGGCTGGAATTGCTTTTGGGAAGTACAGGCGGCTATATCGCGATGGGCATGTTAGGCTTGGCAGGCTTCTTGACCCACCGCTGGTGGATAGGCAACATCTACACCCGCTTCATGGCACGAAGATACCGCAACATGGAAGGGTTCAGGAATACAAGATAACCCACTGAAGTAAAACAAAATTGGTTTGCGAAAAATGGAATGGAACACAGAGACACAAAGGCACAGAGTTTTATTTTCAATTTTACAATTTACGAAGTACAATTAAATCATTGAAATCGTATATCGTATATTGAAAAATAAATTTTTCTCCGTGTCTTTGTGCCTCTGTGTTCAACATAAAGGCATTACACCGATTCTCGCAATTCATTTCTGATTGACTATACAAACTTAAAAACTCAAAAAACTCATGGAAATAACTCTCAATAACCTGAAAAAGAAATACGGCGAACGCACCGTACTCGATATCGATTCCTACACCATCCATACCGGTGAAATCCTGGGACTGGTGGGTAATAACGGAGCGGGGAAAACCACCCTCTTCCGCCTTATTCTCGACCTCTTGAAAGCCGATGAAGGCAACGTATGCATCGGGGATATCGAAGTGAGCCAAAGCGAAGCGTGGAAAGACATTACCGGCGCTTACATGGACGAAAGCTTCCTTATCGATTATCTTACTCCTGAAGAATATTTCTATTTTGTAGGAAAGATGTGCGGGCTCGACAAGGCAACCGTAGACGAACGTCTTGCACCCTACGAACGCTTTATGAACGGCGAAATCTTAGGGCAAAAGAAACTCATCCGGAACTTCTCGGCGGGCAACAAGCAGAAGACGGGCATCCTTGCCGCCCTGCTTAACCGCCCCCAGCTCTTGATTCTGGACGAACCGTTCAATTTCCTCGACCCCAGCTCGCAATCCGCATTGAGGCACCTGCTTCAAGCCTACAACCAAGAAACGGGCGCCACCATCCTCGTGTCGAGCCATAACCTGACCCATACGATAGAAATCAGCACCCGCATCGCCCTTTTGGAGCACGGGAAAATCATCCGCGACATCACGCCGATAAACGAAGATGCCAAGCACGAGCTGGAAAGCTATTTCGAAATCGGAACCGAAGAATGACAAGTAAACCTATAGCACACCCATGAAAAAGCAAATACTCCTCATCGCGGCACTCCTCGCCTTCCTCACCTCCTGCGGCACACGCGCCCCACACTACGATTACCGCGAGCTGGCACAAGCCGCCCTACGCCTTAATATGGACATCGGCATGGAAGACAACCACCGGCTTTATGTCGAATCGGCACGCTGGATAGGCGTGCCCTACCGTGCGGGCGGAACCTCCAAACGGGGCGTGGACTGTTCGGGGCTTACCGGCAATATCTACCGCAAGGTGTACCACAAACGGCTGGAACGGAACTCCGACCGCCAGCGCACCGAGAATTGCCGCAAGGTACGCAAAAGCAAACTGGAAGAAGGCGACCTGGTGTTCTTCCACAACGGGCGCAACAAGCGGCATGCCACCCATGTAGGCATCTACCTGAAAGAGGACCGTTTCATTCATGCCAGCACCAGCCAAGGCGTTATCGTAAGCAGCTTGGACGAGACCTACTACAAGCGTTGCTGGATGCAAGGAGGAAAGGTGAAATAAAATGCCTGCAACCGGTCCCGGTATTGAACACAAAGGCACAGAGACACGGAGGAAAATTTATTTTTCTGAATATCCGCAATTAGCCAATGTCGGGGCGGGGTTCGCCCGCCCGTATACGTTCACGTGGATGTTTTCGGGCAGGCAAACCCTGCCCCCACAAGTTATTGGTATAATGTACGATTTACTATTCCAAGAATTTAATTGTACTTCATAAATTGTAAAATCATAAATAAAACTCTGTGCCTTTGTGTCTCTGTGTTCCATTCTATTTCCGCAAACCCATTTTGTTTTACTATAATCTGCCCGATTCCGGCGGTTATTCCATAGATTTTTGTAACTTTGCACGCGAAAACAGGCTAACATAACCAGTATCCGATATGGCATTAGTAAACGAACATTTCCTGAAATTGCCGAACAATTACTTCTTCTCCGATGTGGAAAAGAAAGTCAATTCGTTCAAGGTCACGCATCCGAAAGCAGACTTAATCCGCTTAGGAACAGGAGACGTTATCCTTCCGCTCCCTCAAGCCTGCATCGAAGCCATGCACCGTGCCGTAGACGAAATGGGGCATGAAAGCACATTCCGCGGATATGGTCCAGAAGCAGGGTATCCTTTCCTTATCAATGCCATTATCAAACACGATTATAACCCGCGCGGCGTACACCTGGAGCCAAGCGAAATCTTCGTGAGCGACGGAAGCAAAAGCGATACGGGAAACATCGGCGACATCTTGCGCCATGACAACAGCATCGGAGTGACCGACCCGATTTATCCTGTCTATATCGACTCGAACGTTTCGTGCGGACGTGCCGGCGAACTTCTGGCAGACGGGAAATGGAGCAACGTGGTCTATATGCCTTGCCTTCCGGAAAACGATTTCATTCCGCAACTCCCCAAACAGCGTGTGGACATTATCTATCTATGCTATCCCAACAATCCTACGGGCACCGTACTAAGCAAGGCAGAGCTGCGCAAATGGGTGAATTATGCATTGGAGAACGATACGCTTCTCATCTTCGACGGAGCCTATGAGGCCTATATCCAGCATCCGGACATTCCGCATTCGATTTACGAAATAAAAGGCGCCAAGAAAGTAGCGATAGAATTCCGGAGTTTCTCGAAAACCGCCGGCTTCACAGGAGTAAGATGCGGCTATACCGTCATTCCCAAAGAACTGACCGGAGGCACATTGGCGGGGAAACGGATTCCGCTCACCCCGCTATGGAGAAGGCATCAGGAAACGAAATTCAACGGCACTTCCTACATCACCCAACGCGGGGCGGAAGCCATTTATACACCGGAAGGAAAAGAACAGGTGAAAGCCCACATCCAGTATTATATGAACAACGCCCAACTCATGAAACGGGCGCTCACCAGCATCGGGCTGAAAACCGCCGGAGGAGAAGACGCGCCATACTTGTGGGTAAAGGCTCCCGACGGGCTTTCCTCGTGGAAGTTCTTCGAAAAACTATTATACGAAGCTCAGGTTGTGACCACTCCCGGTGTAGGTTTCGGACCGAACGGAGAAGGTTACCTGCGCCTTACGGCTTTCGGGAAAAAAGAGCGCATCCAAGAAGCCATGCAACGCCTGTGCCAATGTCTGTAAGCAACGAAATACAACATATTATAATAAGAAAACAACAACAGAGGTAATCATTATGTCTAAGTTAAGATTCAGAGTAGTAGAGAAAGCTTTTCATAAAAAGCCGGTAGAAGTAATTCCTCCTTCAGAACGTCCCAGCGAATACTTCGGGAAATATGTATTCAACCGTGAAAAGATGTTCAAATACCTGCCCAGCAAGGTATATGCCAAATTGACAGATGTCATTGATAACGGTGCGGCACTCGACCGGAGCATCGCCGATGAAGTGGCGGAAGGCATGAAGAAATGGGCGATTGAAATGGGCGTAACCCACTATACCCACTGGTTCCAGCCCCTGACCGAAGGCACCGCAGAGAAGCACGACGCTTTTGTGGAGCACGACGGCAAAGGAGGCATGCTGGAAGAATTCTCCGGAAAGCTCCTCGTACAGCAAGAAGCCGACGGCTCTTCTTTCCCCAACGGAGGCGTGCGCAATACGTTCGAAGCACGCGGATACAGTGCTTGGGACCCTTCTTCTCCGGTATTCATCG
The Phocaeicola salanitronis DSM 18170 genome window above contains:
- a CDS encoding DUF5687 family protein encodes the protein MTHLFFDIRKLHKLDEKRSPMFEKNRFAKVMVYLGIAFWAAYLVLFGVLLPSAFSEGFPGMEPYHILNKGLLIVLALDFLVRFLFPTPIQEVKPFLLLPIPKRKIMTVLLMREAVNPFNLFWLFLFVPFALLSVTRFYGLAGILGYAVGVWLLTVMNSYWSMLIRVLKRQKFAYICWCLPVYGILALLEFLPGTHWVSTFTMNWGEGFILWNPLAFLGALAGIGLMGFINYKVQLHLIYSELSRVEDTKLKKISDYSFLDRYGNVGEYMRLELKMLFRNKTPRSQFWGFIAIMVMFAVALAFDVYEGSYMNNFICLYCYCVLGLITLSQVMAIEGNYIDGLMVRRESVYNMLRAKYYVQCALLAIPFILCLVPVFRATIPLLMVVSYGLFTMGIVFPVTMQMAVYNDKTAPLNTGVMGKRQNNNVYQTVIILASFTVPLLINRGLELLLGSTGGYIAMGMLGLAGFLTHRWWIGNIYTRFMARRYRNMEGFRNTR
- a CDS encoding LL-diaminopimelate aminotransferase; translated protein: MALVNEHFLKLPNNYFFSDVEKKVNSFKVTHPKADLIRLGTGDVILPLPQACIEAMHRAVDEMGHESTFRGYGPEAGYPFLINAIIKHDYNPRGVHLEPSEIFVSDGSKSDTGNIGDILRHDNSIGVTDPIYPVYIDSNVSCGRAGELLADGKWSNVVYMPCLPENDFIPQLPKQRVDIIYLCYPNNPTGTVLSKAELRKWVNYALENDTLLIFDGAYEAYIQHPDIPHSIYEIKGAKKVAIEFRSFSKTAGFTGVRCGYTVIPKELTGGTLAGKRIPLTPLWRRHQETKFNGTSYITQRGAEAIYTPEGKEQVKAHIQYYMNNAQLMKRALTSIGLKTAGGEDAPYLWVKAPDGLSSWKFFEKLLYEAQVVTTPGVGFGPNGEGYLRLTAFGKKERIQEAMQRLCQCL
- a CDS encoding M16 family metallopeptidase; the encoded protein is MKKFFRKAFIAVFLLGSTGTAFAQQMPPVPTDPDVRIGKLANGLTYYIRHNGLPENQADFYIAQKVGSILEEDNQRGLAHFLEHMCFNGTQHFPGTSLREYLESVGVKFGANLNAYTSIDETVYNISNVPVTRDGVIDSCLLILHDWADGLTLDPKEIDKERGVIHEEWRTSLGAMMRMYETAFPTLFSGSKYAYRLPIGTMEVVDNFPYQALRDYYEKWYRPDLQGIIVVGDIDVDQIEAKIKKLFSPIQMPANPAERTYFPVPDNKEPIVSVNKDKEQEITQIMVFHKHEPFPAEMKNTVGYLAYSFMDYAISHMLNARLQELLQTATPPFINAGVQDMDFILAKTKKAFTGVAICKENGIGTSLKALTREMERARRFGFTASEYARAKADYLSNLENVYNERNKMRNEQFVDQYVSNFIDGEPIPSIAYEYATMNQVVPNIPLEGVNGLYKQLVNDTNMAVCLFCPDKPGMSYPTKEDIRKALAEVRAEKLEAYVDKVSDEPLMQEKPAGGKVVTTEKGQYESTVLTLSNGVRVVLKPTNFKADEIRMQAFSAGGNSLFDDKDALQFKVLDDVISLGGLGNFNATDLQKVLAGKVVSVSPSVRTLSEAVNGSCAPKDLETLLQLTYLTFTAPRADQAAFESFKTRMKAALANQEANPNTALSDTVTKMLYGDNPRVMRLKADKVDQIDYAKVMEMYKDRFADASDFTFIFVGNINPETATPLIETYLGGLPATGRKENFRDVNLNIRKGEWRNVFHKELQTEKATVLIVESGTCDYTLKNKLMMSMLAQLLTMEYTETVREEAGASYGVGVQGDLSKYPKPEGVLQIYFDTDPGKRADMSALIDKGINDFISNGPKAEELAKVKEYMLKTYEANQKENGYWMGLLHDYLWEGMDSRTGYVDLVNSITSADLQQFAKAFAAQKNRIEVSMTSGDIN
- a CDS encoding C40 family peptidase, with the translated sequence MKKQILLIAALLAFLTSCGTRAPHYDYRELAQAALRLNMDIGMEDNHRLYVESARWIGVPYRAGGTSKRGVDCSGLTGNIYRKVYHKRLERNSDRQRTENCRKVRKSKLEEGDLVFFHNGRNKRHATHVGIYLKEDRFIHASTSQGVIVSSLDETYYKRCWMQGGKVK
- the trxB gene encoding thioredoxin-disulfide reductase, with the protein product MATEHVKCLIIGSGPAGYTAAIYTSRANIAPVLYEGLQPGGQLTITTEVENFPGYPEGVTGPVLMDDLRKQAARFGADIRPGIIVKADLSKAPYTFETDEGKEISADTVIISTGATAKYLGLEDEKKYAGMGVSACATCDGFFYRKKTVAVVGGGDTACEEAIYLAGLAKQVYLVVRKPYLRASKIMQERVLSHPHIQVLFEHNAVGLYGENGVEGMHVVKRMGEPDEERYDVPVDGFFLAIGHKPNSDIFKPWVKTDETGYILTEAGTPRTGIPGVFAAGDVADPHYRQAITAAGSGCQAAIEAERYLSANGML
- a CDS encoding ABC transporter ATP-binding protein yields the protein MEITLNNLKKKYGERTVLDIDSYTIHTGEILGLVGNNGAGKTTLFRLILDLLKADEGNVCIGDIEVSQSEAWKDITGAYMDESFLIDYLTPEEYFYFVGKMCGLDKATVDERLAPYERFMNGEILGQKKLIRNFSAGNKQKTGILAALLNRPQLLILDEPFNFLDPSSQSALRHLLQAYNQETGATILVSSHNLTHTIEISTRIALLEHGKIIRDITPINEDAKHELESYFEIGTEE